The following DNA comes from Chthoniobacterales bacterium.
CTGGCTGAGTTTTTCGCCCTTCGGATAGAGACCGTCTTTGAAGGAGTCGGCCATGGCGTTGTCGTGCTTTTCGTCGCCGAGCGCGATTTCAAAGATGACGCGCTGCGAGTCGTTGAAGGCATGGCAAAGCGCTGGTTTCAGAGGGTAAACGGACTTGGGCAGCACATGGATTGAGCCCATCAGATAGACCGTGTTGGTCGGCGATTGCACGCGCCAGAGGGTGCTTTTTCCCGTGGGCTGCGGGGCGAGGCTGCTGCAGCCGCCACTAAGGAAAAGGACGGCGAGGCCGAGAAAGGAGAGGAGTCGGTTTTTCAGAGTCGAGTTAGATTTCACCGGCAAAACGGTGCTGGCGCAATACGAGTTCGATCGCTGTCTGGATAATGATTCGCTGGGCGCGAATGCGGCGGTCGAGGGAAAATTCAGAGGGCGTTTCGATGGTGAAGCAGGTGTCCACTTTGCCACGGGCGAGAAAGATGGACTCGGGGCCATCGGGCATTTTTCGGCGGGTGACATTGCGATGAAGGTAACCCGGCTGGGTAAACTGGCGACCATCTATCCTACGTCGCGGGTCGCGTGGAAGGATGTGCCGGGCTGCGGCCAAAAGCTGCGGGCTGAGTGGAGTCAGGGCGGAATTTAGCTCGTAAATGTAGATCCCCTGCCCGTCGTAATCCTCGTGGAGAGCGAGCGATAAAATGTAACGCTGACCGGTGATCACGTCGTGCAGCGCCTTGAAAATCGGCAGGCTGGCGTCGTGAAACTGGCGGTTGAGATCGATCCCGCTGGCGTCGGAGCGGCGGTTGTGGGTCAGCCCCCAAGGGTTCAGACACGGGAAAATAGTGAAACGCGCGTGGCGAAACATTTTGGGATTTTTCTGCGCCCACGCCAGCGTGCCCTCGGTGCCGCCCGGTTCGTCGCCGTGAATGCCAGCCGAGAGGTAAATCGACGGCGCGTCCTTCGCGGGACGCCGCGTTTGCAGGACGTAGAGGGGAAATCCATCGTGCTCGGCAAACTGGGTCATCGTCAGGCCCGAGCTTCGCGCGACGGCCCGCCAGCGACGGAGGAGCGTCGGGTAATGATGCGCGAAATGCTGCGGGAGCTGTTTCATTTTGCCGAAAGCGCGGCCAGCAGTTTGTCGTGAATGCCGTCGAACCCGCCATTGCTGAAAACGACAATCACGTCGCCGGGCCGCGTCTGCGGAACGAGATGCGCGACGATGCTGTCGGCGTCGGGCAAATAATACGCCGGAATGTGGCGCGACTGAAGGTCCTCGACGACTTTCTCCGGGTGAAGCCGGTCGGCGGCGGGAAGCTGTTCGAGCCGGGCGACTTGGGAAAGATAAACGCCATCCGCTCCGGCAAATGCCTCGGGCAGCGCGTCCTGAAAAACGGCGCGGCGAGTCGTGTTCGACCGCGGCTCGAAGATGGCCCAGAGTCGAGTTCCAACATATTGATGGCGCAGGCCGGCGATGGCTTGTTTGATGGCAGTCGGATGGTGCCCGAAGTCGTCCACGACTTTGACGCCATTCACTTCGCCGCGCACTTCCTGACGGCGTTTCACCCCGGTGAAGCAGGCGAGTGCCCCGGCGATGACTTCCACAGAAATGCCGTAGCGATGCGCCGCGCTGATCGCCATGGCGGCGTTGCGGACGTTGTATTCGCCAATCAAGGGCAGATGAAATTGATGTCCGAGCAAGGTGAATTGCGAACCCTCCGGCGTGTAACTGACCGCATGAATCGGAATGTCGGCGTCGTCCGCAAACCCGACTCGCAGGAGTGGCGCGGGACAGGTCGATGCGGCTTCGAGGGAATTGACGTCGTCGGCATTGACCAGCACGACGCCATTTTTCGGAACGATATTGAGCAGCCGCCGGAAGCTGAGTTGAATGGAACTCAAATCGTCGAAGATGTCGGCGTGATCGAACTCGATGTTGTTTACGATGACGAGTTCGGGCAGGTAATGGACAAACTTGGAGCGTTTGTCGAAAAACGCGGTGTCGTATTCGTCGCCTTCGATGATGAAATGTTCCGATGGCGCGAGCCGGGCCGACTGGGGCAGGTTCTTCGGAATGCCACCGATCATGTAACCGGGGGCGAGTCCCGCCGACTCGAAAATCCAGGCGAGCAAGGTCGTGGTGGTGGTTTTTCCGTGGGTGCCGGTGACGACGAGGTTCGTGCGGCCACGGAGGAAGAATTCCTTGAGCGTTTCCGGCAGCGAGAGGTAGTAAAGTTTCCGGTTGAGAACTTCCTCGAGTTCGATGTTTCCCCGGCTAATGGCGTTGCCGACAACGATGAGATCGGCGTTTGTGGGGATGTTTTCGGGGTGAAAGCCGGACTTCAAGGCGATTCCGCGCGCTTCCAGATAGGTGGACATCGGCGGGTAAACATTGGCGTCGGAGCCGGTGACGCAGTAGCCCTGCTCTTGCAGCGCGGCAGCGACCGATCCCATCGCGGTGCCGCAAATGCCGATGAAGTGGATGTTTTTTATTGGTTGATGCATGGAGAAAATGGACGACCAGCGGACCGGACGTTGCTCGATATTCAATAGGCCGCCCGGCTTGTCGAGGAGAAGCTTGCTCGCAGAAGGTTCCAATCGTTGAAAAATCCTGGCTCGAAAAGACCGTTTTCCGCTTGACCCCTTCTCTTTACAAGGCATCATACCGCCGACTTTTGGGTCTTTGAGGCCAATGAACTCTCTATCAGTGACATGCATCTAAATACGGGCACAATTCTATGGACTTTCTGCTACTTATCCGTGCTCCTTGGGCTGTCCGCCTATGGGTTGCACCGATATTCCATCATCTTTCTCTTCCTGAAATATCGGAAGCAGGAACCGCGTCCGCTGCGCCAATTTGAGTCGCTGCCGGTGGTGACGGTGCAACTGCCGATCTATAACGAATATTACGTGGTTGAGCGCCTGCTCGAATCCGTTGCGCAGTTGGATTACCCGAAGGAATTACTGCAAATCCAGGTGCTGGACGACTCCACCGACGAAACGGTGGAACTCACCCAAAGCCGCGTGAGTGCGATGCAACTCGAC
Coding sequences within:
- a CDS encoding M14 family metallocarboxypeptidase — encoded protein: MKQLPQHFAHHYPTLLRRWRAVARSSGLTMTQFAEHDGFPLYVLQTRRPAKDAPSIYLSAGIHGDEPGGTEGTLAWAQKNPKMFRHARFTIFPCLNPWGLTHNRRSDASGIDLNRQFHDASLPIFKALHDVITGQRYILSLALHEDYDGQGIYIYELNSALTPLSPQLLAAARHILPRDPRRRIDGRQFTQPGYLHRNVTRRKMPDGPESIFLARGKVDTCFTIETPSEFSLDRRIRAQRIIIQTAIELVLRQHRFAGEI
- the mpl gene encoding UDP-N-acetylmuramate:L-alanyl-gamma-D-glutamyl-meso-diaminopimelate ligase codes for the protein MEPSASKLLLDKPGGLLNIEQRPVRWSSIFSMHQPIKNIHFIGICGTAMGSVAAALQEQGYCVTGSDANVYPPMSTYLEARGIALKSGFHPENIPTNADLIVVGNAISRGNIELEEVLNRKLYYLSLPETLKEFFLRGRTNLVVTGTHGKTTTTTLLAWIFESAGLAPGYMIGGIPKNLPQSARLAPSEHFIIEGDEYDTAFFDKRSKFVHYLPELVIVNNIEFDHADIFDDLSSIQLSFRRLLNIVPKNGVVLVNADDVNSLEAASTCPAPLLRVGFADDADIPIHAVSYTPEGSQFTLLGHQFHLPLIGEYNVRNAAMAISAAHRYGISVEVIAGALACFTGVKRRQEVRGEVNGVKVVDDFGHHPTAIKQAIAGLRHQYVGTRLWAIFEPRSNTTRRAVFQDALPEAFAGADGVYLSQVARLEQLPAADRLHPEKVVEDLQSRHIPAYYLPDADSIVAHLVPQTRPGDVIVVFSNGGFDGIHDKLLAALSAK